One genomic segment of Aquipluma nitroreducens includes these proteins:
- a CDS encoding sugar phosphate isomerase/epimerase family protein, with protein sequence MPLNRRSFLGTAVSGAALAASGGLFSSFKGESNSSQNKTVQLKISCQEGVAPGKTLAEKLDFMESLGIVGFEPWGGGLEKRVEEIQKALQNRNIKTSAICAGFEGWLIADDLAIQKKCMDSMKVIIEAAGALGSTGLIFVPAFNNQKSLPDKEARELLLGQMKELGDFALQHKTRILLEPLNRQECYFCRQVADGASIIRDVNSAGAAVMGDFWHMTWEETNDRAAFLAAGDYLHHVHIASRKRRKMPGEDGEADNYINGFRGLKEIAYQDYVSFECGSVGDSKITLPAAVKLMKEQWEKA encoded by the coding sequence ATGCCGCTTAACAGACGATCTTTTTTAGGAACTGCCGTTTCTGGTGCTGCATTAGCAGCATCAGGCGGCCTGTTCTCTTCTTTCAAGGGCGAATCAAACTCCTCACAAAATAAAACAGTTCAATTAAAGATTTCATGTCAGGAAGGAGTTGCCCCGGGTAAAACACTTGCCGAAAAGCTCGATTTCATGGAGTCGTTGGGAATTGTCGGTTTTGAACCTTGGGGTGGCGGACTTGAAAAAAGAGTGGAAGAAATACAAAAGGCCCTGCAAAACCGAAACATCAAAACCAGTGCAATATGTGCCGGTTTCGAAGGTTGGCTAATTGCCGACGATCTAGCCATTCAGAAAAAATGCATGGACTCGATGAAGGTTATCATCGAAGCTGCCGGAGCGCTTGGTTCAACTGGTTTGATTTTCGTCCCCGCTTTCAACAACCAAAAATCGTTGCCCGACAAAGAAGCCCGGGAACTTTTGCTTGGGCAAATGAAAGAATTGGGAGACTTTGCGCTTCAGCATAAAACCCGCATTTTGCTCGAACCGTTGAATCGTCAGGAATGCTATTTCTGCCGACAGGTAGCCGATGGTGCATCCATTATCCGCGATGTAAATTCAGCCGGAGCAGCCGTTATGGGCGATTTCTGGCACATGACCTGGGAAGAAACCAACGACCGTGCCGCATTTCTGGCTGCTGGTGATTACCTGCACCATGTGCACATTGCAAGCCGCAAACGGCGTAAAATGCCGGGAGAAGACGGCGAAGCTGATAATTACATCAATGGATTCCGAGGTCTGAAAGAAATCGCTTATCAGGATTACGTGAGTTTCGAATGTGGATCTGTTGGCGATTCAAAAATAACCTTACCCGCCGCAGTGAAATTGATGAAAGAACAGTGGGAAAAAGCCTGA
- a CDS encoding DUF4097 family beta strand repeat-containing protein, whose product MKMFSFVAMIIFLFSLNGFAKDDQPTITKTFEMKEPGSLNASSSGGGVTVQTHDQPQVVIQAFVRKNNNLLAPNDPMVKEVLEAFDVNFSKNGSAVTAIVERKMRMNFWNNLGISLTIIVPKEMSCKVSSSGGGVKISGVKGTHDFSSSGGGVHLENVSGTTEARSSGGGVHVTNQNGDVRLSSSGGGVTIEDAQGSVFAQSSGGGVSLKNIKGNVEASSSGGGVNVSGECGSVKAKSSGGSVHVDIKNLSKNLTLESSGGGVDALIRNGKNLGLDLDLQSDRVNIDLQNFSGKAEKDRVKGTMNKGGISVYMHASGGNVNVRFEE is encoded by the coding sequence ATGAAAATGTTCTCATTCGTTGCAATGATCATATTCCTGTTTTCGCTGAATGGATTTGCGAAGGATGACCAGCCAACCATTACGAAAACTTTTGAAATGAAAGAGCCTGGTTCGCTCAATGCATCATCTTCGGGTGGAGGTGTAACTGTTCAAACACACGATCAACCCCAGGTAGTTATACAGGCATTTGTGCGAAAAAACAATAATCTTTTAGCGCCAAATGACCCTATGGTAAAAGAAGTTCTGGAAGCATTCGATGTGAATTTTTCAAAAAACGGTTCAGCCGTCACTGCAATTGTTGAACGCAAGATGCGTATGAATTTCTGGAACAACTTAGGTATTTCATTAACTATTATTGTTCCGAAGGAAATGTCGTGCAAGGTTTCGTCAAGCGGCGGTGGTGTAAAAATTTCAGGAGTGAAAGGAACGCACGATTTTTCGAGCAGCGGTGGTGGCGTACACCTGGAAAATGTAAGTGGTACCACTGAAGCCAGATCTTCGGGCGGTGGTGTGCATGTGACGAACCAGAACGGAGATGTTCGTTTAAGTTCGAGCGGAGGCGGTGTAACCATAGAAGATGCCCAGGGAAGCGTTTTTGCCCAAAGTTCAGGTGGTGGCGTTAGCCTGAAGAATATCAAAGGAAATGTAGAAGCCAGCAGCAGTGGTGGCGGAGTAAATGTTTCAGGAGAATGTGGTTCGGTAAAAGCTAAATCCAGCGGTGGTTCTGTTCATGTCGACATCAAAAACCTAAGCAAGAATTTAACCCTTGAATCGAGCGGTGGCGGAGTTGACGCACTCATTCGCAATGGCAAAAATCTTGGTCTCGACCTGGATTTGCAATCCGATAGGGTAAATATTGACCTTCAGAATTTTTCAGGAAAAGCGGAGAAAGACCGTGTAAAAGGAACGATGAATAAAGGCGGAATTTCTGTTTATATGCATGCCTCCGGAGGAAACGTAAATGTTCGGTTTGAAGAGTAG